DNA sequence from the Prolixibacter sp. SD074 genome:
GGGTTTCCGGCCCGAGATAATTTCATAAAGCAGGAACAACACGTGGCCCCCGTCAAGCGCCGGAATGGGCAAAATATTCATTACCGCCAGAATGATTGACAAGAAAGCTGTCAGGTTCCAGAAGGACTGCCAGTCCCAAATGCTGGGGAAAATATTTCCAATAGCGATAAATCCGCCCAACGATTCATAAGCTTTCGTTTCGGGCTGAAACAACAGTTTAAATTGTTTTAGATAATTATCAACGGTGTTGAAACCTTTCGTTACACCGGCCGGGATGGATTGCCAGAATCCATAGGTAAGCGTTTTGAACTTGAACTCATTCCGAAGTCCGCCCATATTGTACTGTACCCCCATCATTCCGTCGTCGCCAACTGCAACCGGCAATGTTTTGGTTTCGCCGTTTCGCTCGATGGTCACATCCACCGTTTTACCCTTTGCACCTTTAAGTGCCTTAACAAACTGGTCATTGAAAGTAAAGTGCTGACCATTGATGGCCAAAACCTTATCACCGATATTCATACCGGCATCGCGTGCCGGTGAGTTTTTTTGAAAGCCGGTCACATCAAGAGAAAAAGGAATACGAATCCCCAGTACATTTTTCGTTTTCAGCAATCGGGCGATATCTTCCTGGGTGATCGGAATTTTTACATCTTTTCCGTCTCGCTCCACATTCACATAACTGGCCTTTTCGAGCACAATGGTTGGAACGATTTTCGAGAAATCAGCGACCTCTTTGCCATCTACATTCAGAATTTTATCGCCGTTTTGGAAGCCAATATCACGGCCCGCTTCATTGGTCACTATTCCATACTTCACACTGGCAGTAGGCAGGTATTGGTCACCCCAGGTGAAGAGCACCATTGCATACAGGAAAAGTGCAAAAATGAGATTAAACAACACACCGCCAATCATGATTAAGAGACGCTGCCATGCCGGTTTCGCCCGGAATTCCCAGGGCTGCGGTGGTTGTTTCATCTGCTCTTTGTCCATCGACTCATCGATCATGCCCGAGATTTTCACGTAACCGCCCAGCGGCAGCCAGCCGACGCCGTACTCGGTTTCGCCTTTCTTAAATTTAAAGAGCGAAAACCACGGATCGAAGAAGAGATAGAATTTTTCAACCCGGCACTTGAAGAGCTTGGCGAAAACAAAGTGTCCAAACTCGTGAAGGACAACCAGAATTGAAAGGCTCAGGATAAGCTGAGCCGCCTTGACCAAAACAACCATAGTATCTTTATCGAATCGTTTTTAACTATTTTCATTAACCAATAAGATGGCCCTTTCGCGAGCTTCCCGATCGGTTTCAACATAATCTTCGTACGAAGGTTCATTAACCAACGGAGTTTTCATCATAACAGCCTCATTGATACAAGCCATCTCGGTAAAAGCGATTTTTCTTTCCAGGAAGGCTTTTACGGCTATTTCATTGGATGCATTGAGCGAACAGGCAATATTTCCACCCTGATGCAAAGCCTCATACGAAAGTGCAAGATTACGAAAATTTTCGGTTTCGGGTGAATCGAATGTCAGCGTAGGGTAATCGGAGAACCGGAAGCGCGGGAAATCGCTGGCTAACCTTTCGGGATACGCCAATGCATACTGAATGGGTACCCGCATATCGGGCATGCCGAGCTGCGCTTTCAATGCACCGTCCTGAAACTGGACCAGTGAATGAACAATACTCTGCGGATGCACCACCACGTCGATTTGTTCCGGCTTTAAACCAAACAGCCATTTCGCTTCAATCACTTCGAAGCCTTTGTTCATCAACGAGGCTGAATCGATGGTAATTTTCGCGCCCATGTCCCAGCTCGGGTGCTTCAGCGCGTCTTCCGGTGTAACCACCCGAAGTTCTTTCGCTGTCCTTCCGTGGAACGGACCGCCCGAACAGGTGAGAATGACTTTCTCGATGGGGTTCATGAACTCGCCGGCCAGGCATTGAAAAATGGCCGAGTGTTCCGAATCCACCGGAAGGATATCCACCTTCTTTTCGTTGGCCAGCCGCATAATCAACTCACCGGCAACCACCATCGTTTCCTTGTTCGCCAGCGCAATGGTTTTACCGGCATTAATGGCGTTGATGGTCGGTAACAAGCCCGAGTATCCCACCATCGCCGTCAGCACCACATCAACAGAACCCATCGACACCACCTGCGCTACGGCACTGGCACCGGCATAAACTTTAATCGGTTCCGAAGCCAGCGCATCGCGGACTTCGTCGTATTTATCTTCGTTGGCAATAACCACAACATTGGGCCTGAACAGACGTGCCTGCGCAATCAACAACTGTGTGTTGTTGTTGGCCGTCAGTACCTCCACAGTAAACCGGCCGGGATTTTTCTCAATCACCTCCAGCGCCTGTGTTCCGATGGAACCCGTTGAACCCAGTATGGCAATATTTTTCATGATGTCTAGCCTAAAAATTGATGTAATCTTCGGGGTTCAAAGGTACACCCGATTGCCACATTTCAAAATGAAGATGAGGCCCGGTTGTTTCCATTCCGGTATTTCCCATAATGGCAATGGCTTCGCCGGCTCTCACCTTATCGCCGGCCTTTTTCAGCAACTCCGAATTGTGCTTGTAGAATGTCACCAGATTATGCTCGTGCTGAACCTCAAGCACATATCCGGTTTGCATGGTCCATCCGGTAAATACCACTGTTCCGTCGAGCACCGATGAAATACGGGTATTCTTTTTCGCCACCACATCGACACCGAAGTGGCCACCGGCCGCATCGAAGTGATTGGTGATAACCCCGTTGTTGACAGGAGGGAAGAACAGTAGCTCCGAAATGCCCCGTGTATGGGCGGGAGCGTTATTATTCAGAGAGAGGTTAAATTGCTCGCGCGACAGTTGTTCCTGGAAGAGGCTGTCGTGGTTGTATTTTTTGAAATGAACCTGGTCGAGCCGGACAATGGTATCGGGCGAAGTGGTTTCATCCGGGGGTGTTTCGCCGGCCAGCAACATGCGGATATCGCGGAAATAGCGATCGCGCACAGCCAGTTCGCTTTCCAGCGAATCAACCATCAGGGCGTTTTCCACAATGGTTTGACGCATTTCGCCGGTAGGATAACCGGGGATGTATTCCCGCAACGGCGTAAAAGCAATAAGTAAAATAACACCCACAATCAGTACAATCACCACCGAGGCAACTAACATAAACAACGACTGAGGTGTAAACCGGAACTGCCCAAGTGTATGCAGGTTCTGGTCGTTAAAGACCACCATCCGCAAGGGATTCTTCATTTTATAGCGAAGGCGCTTCTTCTGGTTTTCCGTAATCATTCGGTCCTGTTTTCTCTGGTTGCCAAAGTTAATAAGAAAAAGGAGAAATTTTTTATTCGCGGTTACCGCTTCATCGTCAATATACAACACCGGGAAGTACGGCAAGCAGCTATGTTTTTTCACAAAATTATTTGGAAGGAGGCAAAAACTCATCTATATTTGCAACCGCGTTTGAGAAACATACTCAACGCCTACATTGCGGGATAGAGCAGTTGGTAGCTCGTCGGGCTCATAACCCGGAGGTCACTGGTTCGAGTCCAGTTCCCGCTACAAAAGAGAAACCCGAAGTCATTGGCTTCGGGTTTTTTGTTAAAAAAATAATCTTAATGGTTTTTGACAAAATCATAAAAATCATTTACATCAACACCAAGAGTGCGTAAATTACTTTTGATTATAAAAGGAGGTATGGGATCAATATGTGTTTGTAAAACAATTGGTCTTGGAAGATTCTTGCGTGACCACACTTCGTGCCCACCTTTGGTTCGAATAACTCTTAGGCCCTTATAAGTTAAATAATCGCGGAATAATCGTAATGGAATATTTCGTATTGATTTAGTCATCAAAAATTATACAGCCATCGGGAGATCTATAATTTCATCAGTTTTAGAGTAGTTATGCTCATTGAATATTCTGTTGAAATTCTCGTTATTCTCCAGCAAATAACTCATAGATGGCGGTATCATTTTCTGGCGCTTGTGTCTAGGGATATACCATCCCATACGCTTTAATTCACTTTCGAATGTCCCCTTATGTAAGGTATAATTAAAAAATTCGGCAAGTGAGACTCTAAACGATGCTTCTGCTTCTTCGTTATTGTTCCCGTATCCATATACTTCTACCGCCGGACAGTAAATTATATTTACGCCATCCTCTTCAAACCGAATCAGCGACAGCTTAATCTTAAGCGTACCATGTTCAGTATTCAATATTCCGGTAAAACCACCATTAGGATTCATAATGTCAATTAATTGTTGTTCTGTAACCTAGTACGACAAACGTACAAAATCAATAACAAATGAAGTGTACAAAATTATTACTTTCTTATGACTAAAGTAGTAATTTTATTTATTTCTCATACCATACACATTTTTCCATGACTAGCTAATAACCATTGAGTTTTCGCATTTGAGTACATAAGTCCAACTATGGTTTTCTACATTATTCATGTTGATCCGTACACTATTTCAAATTTACTTGAGCAGAGAAAACACTTTTACTGAGAATCCCGATCATATAATTTTGTATATTTCATTATCTTATCTCCCTCTCTAAACATTTCCCCTTTTCCAACCCTTTACTATATTTACATTTCAAATTCATCGAAAATTCAGATATGAACTGGAAACATCTTGCGCGCGGAAGGTTTCTGCTGCTCATTCTTTCGCTCACTCTTCTCCTTTCGTCCTGCCAGGAGAAAACCGTTAATCTCGAATTCATCGAAACCAGCGATGTACACGGCTCTCTCTTCCCGTGGAATTTCCTCACCGATACGACAGCCAATCATTCCCTGGCATCGGTTTATTCCTACGTGAAAGCCGAACGGGCGAAACCCGATCAGGACGTGGTGTTGCTCGATAACGGTGACATTCTGCAGGGAGATCCCGACGTTTACTTCTCGAATTTCCTGCAGCCCGACAGCACGAACATCGTGGCACGGGTCTACAATTTTATGAAGTACGACGCGGCCACCCCGGGCAACCACGACATCGAAGCCGGACATGCCGTGTACGACAAGGTGCACAGCGAAATGCACATGCCATGGCTGGCGGCTAACGCCGTCTGCACCGACAACGGGAAACCGTATTTCCAACCTTATACCATCATAGAGAAAGAGGGCGTGAAGATTGCCGTACTGGGAATGATTACGCCGCACATTCCGTACTGGCTTCCGGAGAAAATCTGGAAAGGGATGGAGTTCCACGACATAATTGAAACCGCCCGCAAATGGGTGAAGATTATACAGGAAAAAGAGCATCCCGACGTAATGATAGGCCTGTTCCATTCGGGCGTCGATTATACCTATGGCGGCACCACCGCAAAGACGTACAAAAACGAAAATGCATCAGCACTGGTGGCAGAACAGGTTCCCGGTTTCGACATCGTGTTTGCCGGTCACGATCACCGCGAATGGAATAAATGGGTCACCAATACCGACGGCAAGAAAGTACTCATCATGGGGCCTCAGGCTCATGCACGGGAGTTTCCGGTCGCCAAAATGAAGCTGATCTACGACCGCTCCAGTAAATCATGGAAGAAGGAAATCACTTCGGAAGTGAAGCACTCCAAAAACTACCAGCCCGATCCGGAATACATGGCGCACTTTAAGCCGTTTGTAAACGAGGTAAAAAAGTGGGTGAACCAGCCGGTAGCCAAACTCACCGCCGGCATCGATACCCGCGATGCCTTCTTCGGCAGCTCCAGTTTTATGGGACTCATTCACCACGTGCAACTGGTACAAAGCGGCGCTGACATTTCCCTTTCGGCACCTACCATTTACAACACGCAGTTGAAAAAAGGCGAGCTGTACGTCCGCGACATGTTCCGGCTATACAAATACGAGAACCTCCTCTACACGATGAAACTTTCCGGAAAGGAAATCAAAGGATTTCTCGAATATTCGTATGCCGGCTGGTTCAATACAATAAAAAGTCCGGATGACCACCTCATCAAATTCCGCAAGGATAAAGATGGAAATTTGATGGAGAACAGAGGAAACAACACGTATTCGCTGGCCAGGCCGTATTTCAATTTCGATTCGGCAGGCGGCATCAGGTACACCGTCGACGTGCGCAAACCTGCAGGTCACCGCGTGCACATCATCTCCATGTCGGATGGAACGCCCTTCCGGAAAAACCAAGTTTATAAAGTGGCCGTGAATTCCTACCGGGGAAACGGCGGCGGCGGCCACCTCGAAGAAGGCGCCGGCATTCTGCATAACGAGCTGAATGCGCGGCGCATCAGCACCACCGAAAAGGACTTGCGCTTTTACATGATGAAATGGCTGGAGAAACAGGGGACCTACACGCCCAAGAATCCGAACAACTGGAAAGTGATTCCGCAAGCATGGGAGAAAAAAGCCCGCGCCACCGATGAACCGATGATGTTTGGCAAGGGTAATGACGAGTAATTGGTACCCTACCGGGAAAATATAATCGAAGAGGCTGTCTTTTTAAAGGCAGCCTTTTTTGTAATTTAATTCAGCCTATAGGGGTTGGGGGAAAATTGCAGTACGCCAACCCCCAAATTAATTGGGGGAGAGGAATATTCATCCGGCCTTCGCCGGAAGGTTACACTCAGCATCTAGTACGTTGGTTTCCCGTTAGGGTAAAATCATTCTTCACCTCCGGTGGAACCGGAGGAGCAGCGACCTTTACTAAAAAGCAACTCCAAAGGAGTTGAATATTCTTAAAATAGATACTTCTCGTCGAACGTAACCCCGTTCTCATTCAAAAGCTTGACGTATTCCTCCCGAAAATCCGTTTTTTTATGATGCTCTTGTTGATTCATCACATATTTTATGGTGGCGTCCTTTTCCCTCAAGGATATGGTAAAGGCTCCGTATCCCTCAGCCCAGCCCTTAAATTGAGGATAGAGTTTCTCTCTTTTTATCCAAAGCGAAGTAGAAACCTTTATTTCCCGGACTAAGTCGGCCAATGCTACTGATGGATGAAGATAACAGACCAGATGTACATGATCCGAAACCGCATTAATTCGATAAAGTTTGCATTTCTTGTTCTTCAAAATACCCCATATGTACCGTAATAACTTATCGTTTCCGGAGTAATGAAGCACTTTCTGGTTATTCTTGGTCCGGAATGTAACATGATAGAGGATTTGGTGGTAACTGGCCATTTGGTAAAGTTTTAAAGTTAGTGAGAGTAAAAAATTCTTTGGGTAAATAAGTTACGAAGATTTTCAGTAAATTATTCAACCCGCTGCGGGGTTGGGGGAAATTGTGGTACGCCAACCCCCAAATTAATTGGGGGAGAGGAATATTCATCCGGCCTTCGCCGGAAGGTTACACTGATTTGGGATTTAGCCATGATGCACCCTTATCCCGGTCTCCAGGGCATGAAAAAAACGCGGACGGATTTTGTTCCCCGGGGGGTCAGTGATAGAAATACGTGTGTATTTTTGACAAAAACGTCTATTCACGAACCCGCTTCAGGCCCACCGAGATGAGTTTCAGGATACCAAACAGGATGACCAGCGCAAAGATGATGGCTGCACCGGAAGGGATATTGAAGGAATAGGAAAAAAGTAGTCCGCCCATGGAGCCGATAAAGGCAAATATCACCGACAGAATCATCATGGTACCGAAGTCCCGGGTGAAGATATTGGAAATGGCCTGTGGAATGGTCAGTAGCGACATCACCAGGATGATTCCCACTACGCGAATATTCATCACGATAGTTAGCGCCACCAAACTAATCAGCACCAGGTTGAACAACCGCACCGGCGCATTATTGGTCAGGGCAAACTCTTCGTCGAACGATACAAACAAAATCATCCGGAAGAAGGTGATGAAAAAGCCAATTACGACCAGCGCTATGAGTCCCATAAAAAGAAGGTTGGCGTGCGAAACCGTCAGGATATTCCCGAAAAGGTAACTCATCAGGTTGGGTGCGTAACCCGGCGTGAGGTACACGAAAATAATTCCGATGGCCATCCCGAACGCCCATAACATGGCAATGGCCGAATCTTCGCGCACATCTGCTTTGCGGGTAAAGAACTCGATGCCCAGCGCCGAAAGCACGCCAAACACCAGCGCGCCCAGAATTGGGTTGATGCCCAGGAAATACCCCAGCCCAATGCCGCCAAATGAGGCATGTGTAATACCGCCACTAATGAAAACAATGCGTCGCGAAACAATATAAGTTCCCACCAGGCCACAGGTAATGCTTGCCAGGAGCGCCGCCCAAAAGGCATTCTGGAAAAATCCAAAGTGAAAAATTGAGATCAGGTTTTCCATTAGTGATCGTGTTGCATGAGAACGGTGTGCGGTATTGGTCCGTGCGAGATAATCTGAATCGGACATTCGTATGCCGCCAGTTGTTCGGTTGATATTTTATTCGATGGGTGATAATGCAGCGTACGGTTCACACAGGCTATGGTTTTTACGTACTGAGTAATCGTGCCCACATCGTGCGAGACCAGCAAAATGGCCATATCCTTATTCAGGATACGCAACCGTTCGTACAGTTCGCGCTCAAACTGGTTATCCACGTACGTATTGGGTTCGTCGAGAATCAGCAACCGGGGCCGGTTCACCAGCGCACGACACAACAACACCCGCTGCAATTGTCCGCCCGACAATTCGCCCACTGCTTTTTTTCGCAAAGCAAAAATCCCCATCTCTTCCAGCAAATATGTCGCCTGTTCGTTTTCCTCGCGGGAATAACGTCCTGTTAACCGCTTGCGCGACATCAGCCCGCTCCGAACTACATCAAATACGGTGATGGGGAATTTCTTATCGATCCGGTTCACCTGTGGCAGGTAACCAATCTGATGATGGTCGCCCTCCCGCATCGACTCGTTAAAAACGATTTCGCCCTTGATGGGTGGCAACAACCCCAGCAATGTTTTCAGCAGGGTAGTTTTTCCGCCACCATTGGGTCCAATCACCCCGATAAAATCTTCGGGATAAACAGTCAGGTTCACATCGCTAAGCACGATTTGCTTGTCGTAACCTGCCGACATATTGCGTATTTCGAAGAGACTTTCCATGTATATTTGTTTCCGTTTCAACCGCTGAGGAATTGTTCCGTCAGTAAGAAATGAAATTAGCAATTAAACAGTGAAGTAACAACCCTGCCCAGGAGTGGTTCACCAAAGACTGTCGAACAATTTGGCCGCGATAGAGAGTGTTTCTTTCGGCCAGTCTTCATCCAGCGGGTCGATTTGCACCACATCGGCGTGAATTTCCTTTGCAATCGTTTCGGCATCCGCTTTATCAAACTGTTTCTGAATCAGGATTAGCTTGATGTGTTGTTTGCGCGCCTGTTCCACAATTTCCTCCATGTGCTTTGGCGACGGCGACTTCCCTTCGAATTCGATGGATTCCTGAATCAGTCCGTAATCGCGCGCCAAATAGCCCAGCGAGGGGTGGAAAATCAGGAACCGCTTTCCTTTGAGGAGATTCAGTTTCAAACTCACCTCGCGATCGACACGCGCAATTTCGTCAAATAGTTTCTGCAAATTTTGGTAGTAATACTCCTGGTTACCCGGATCGATGGCCACCATTCCTTCAAAAATGTTGATGGCAATTTGTTTGGCCTGCTTTGGCGAAGTCCAGATATGGGGATCGACTCCTTCGTGATGGGCGTGATCTCCATGCTGCAGCGTATCGCCTTTAATCAGGTCAATACCGGTATCGGTGAAAAACACTTCCATGTTGGGATTCGATTCGCGAATACGCTTTAACCACGCATTTTCAAACCCAAGATGACCAACAGCAAAGTAAGCCGCCGCATTTGATAATTTCTGCATTTGCCGGGGATTGGGCGCATAGGTAGCCGGACTGGCGCCCGGTGGTACCATTACCTCAACGGGAAACCGGTCGCCGATAATTTTTTTGGCAAAATACTTTATTGGCAGGATGCTAACAAAAACAGCGGAAGAATCCGACTGAGCATCCGCAGATGATTTGTGTGAACGGTTGGAACAGGAACCGAATAAGAGTGACACAATGGTCAGTAAAATCAAAATTTTCTTCATGCAGAAATGCTACTTCAGTTTAAGGGGTTTCACTTTAATTTTTTTTGGCGGGACCGGGTCGAAACCATGTGTCCCCCAGGGATGGCAATGCAGAATGCGGCGGGATCCCAAATATAAACCTTTAATAGGCCCGTGAATTTCCAGCGCCTTTATCGCATACTCCGAACACGTTGGAATATGGCGGCAGGAAGCCGGCGTCATTGGCGAAATGAAATACCGGTAGAAATACACCGGAATTTTCAAAATCCAGATGAAAATTTTACGAAGCCACTTTCCCATCACTCAAAATCCCTGTACAGTAAACTTGGTTGTATCCCCTGATTCAATTGATATTTTCCACGTTGGTAGCGTTCGAATTCCCCGTCGATGGTGTGGTAATAAATCTGGCAGATTTCCACCCCTGCGTAAATACGAACCGGCTGGACACAAAATATTTCCAATGTCCAGTAACCACTAAATCCCACATCGCCGAAGCCGGCCGTTACATGAATAAACAATCCCAGTCGTCCGACTGATGAACGTCCTTCCAGCATCGGGACATAGTCCTCGGTGCGGGTATATTCCAGGGTACGCCCCAGATAAAGTTTATCCGGTCCCAGGGTCAGGCCTTCCGGTGGAATTTCCATCTCGCTCACCTTGTTCGGGCTCTTCATGTCGAGCACATCCTCATCGTACACCAGCAGTTGGTTATGCAAACGAAGATTGTAACTATTCGGATTTAACTGCCCGGGCCGGAAAGGATCGATAAAGATCTTCCGGTTCAGCTGCTTTTCAATTTCCTTTCCCGACAGGATCATCGTGCGATGGTTATTTCCATGAGATTCAAGTTGTAAAATTACTTTTTTTAGTACGACTGCCGAAATTTTTACAGGGAAATTCGGAGAACCATATCCAAAATATAGTGCATCAGGCCATTTTCGGGAAGCTGATGATTTTTCTGATGGCTGAACCAACCGGATAAAAAGATGTTTATTCAACCAAACGTAATATGCCTTATGGGAAAATCAACTGATTACATAAAATACGACGACGAGCTATTCCAGGTAGCCCTTCTGAAAAATGACGAAATTGCACCGGGTGTTTATGTCCTCTCATTGCCCCGACTGCATGATTTCAAAGCGGGACAAGTAGTGAAAATCGGTCTGCCGGAAGGCGAGCCGCCCCGCATGTACAGCATTTGTAGTGGCGAAAAAGAAGACGAACTGAAAATCCTGTTCAACGTAAAAGGCGGAGGCTGGCTCACGCCACGCCTGGCCAAGTTACAACCGGGCGATCCCATGCTCATTTCGGAACCAATGGGCGAATTCACCGGCGATGATGAACCCGCCTGGTGGATAGCATCCGGAACCGGAATTGCTCCATTCTACAGCATGTTCAAATCGGGCTTAGGCAAAAACAAAACGGTTGTCCATGGCAGTCGCTACCTGCAGAATTTCTATTTCGAAAATGAATTTCTGCCCGAGCTGAAGGACCAGTACATTCGTTGCTGTTCGCAGGAAAAAGGAGGTGATGTGTACCACGGTCGGCTCACGCATTTTCTGGAAGGCAGGGATAATTTACCAAAAGACGAGAAATTCTACCTCTGCGGAAGCCCGGAAATGGTAGTTGAAACCCGTGATTTACTCATCCGGAAAGGCATTCCTTACGGGAATATTGTGGCCGAAATCTATCTTTAATGAGCAATTTACCAGCATCGTTCGCGAAGCGATTCACAATGACTATCTTTGCAGCAGCTAACGGAGAAACAGAAACGTTGGGCTAAACAGAGGAGCAGCATGGAGAAGGAAAGATTATTCGGGAAAACCCTGGACGAACTGAAAACAGTAGCAGCACAGGTTGGCTTGCCCAAATTCGCGGCAAAGCAGATGGCCGATTGGCTGTACAAGAAAGAGATTCGTTCCATCGACCAGATGACCAACCTGTCGGCGAAGGGAAGGGAAGCGCTGAAAGAATACTACGAATTTGGGCTGACCGGACCGACCAAAGTACAGGCCAGCATCGACGGGACGAAAAAATATCTTTTCCCTACCGATCATGCAAAATTCATCGAAACGGCGATGATTCCCGATGATGACCGCAAAACCGTGTGTGTATCATCGCAGGTAGGTT
Encoded proteins:
- a CDS encoding ferredoxin--NADP reductase encodes the protein MGKSTDYIKYDDELFQVALLKNDEIAPGVYVLSLPRLHDFKAGQVVKIGLPEGEPPRMYSICSGEKEDELKILFNVKGGGWLTPRLAKLQPGDPMLISEPMGEFTGDDEPAWWIASGTGIAPFYSMFKSGLGKNKTVVHGSRYLQNFYFENEFLPELKDQYIRCCSQEKGGDVYHGRLTHFLEGRDNLPKDEKFYLCGSPEMVVETRDLLIRKGIPYGNIVAEIYL